A part of Aegilops tauschii subsp. strangulata cultivar AL8/78 chromosome 2, Aet v6.0, whole genome shotgun sequence genomic DNA contains:
- the LOC109781428 gene encoding sinapine esterase — protein sequence MFSFGDSLIDTGNFIVHYANASGPVLALPYGETFFGRPNGRWSDGRLVVDFIVERLGFPYWPAYLQAAAGKSPAEEFRYGANFAVAAATALSQEFFIKKNLSVDQFPPIPPYFLDVQIGLFNIVLAALASTNQERKEVMASSLFLVGEIGANDYNHPFFQNKTVEWVRPIVPQVIRSIALSIEALIELGAKTMYVPGIFPLGCTPQFLFLFPGDDRDPATGCLRWLNDLVLLHNRMLKATLEELRRDHPGVSITYVNTYDDVLTLITKPAENGFSVETVLKACYPVLNAGPAAVPCPDPSTYVSFDGLHMTEAAYKIMARGVLDGPFAAPPIMSTCNHNC from the exons ATGTTCAGCTTCGGCGACTCTCTGATCGACACCGGCAATTTCATCGTCCACTACGCCAATGCGTCGGGCCCCGTCCTGGCGTTGCCCTACGGGGAGACCTTCTTCGGCCGCCCCAACGGCCGCTGGTCCGACGGCCGCCTTGTTGTCGACTTCATCG TGGAGAGGCTGGGGTTCCCGTACTGGCCGGCGTACCTGCAAGCGGCGGCAGGGAAGTCGCCGGCGGAGGAGTTTCGGTACGGCGCCAATTTCGCGGTGGCGGCCGCCACGGCGTTGAGCCAGGAGTTCTTCATTAAAAAAAACCTCAGCGTTGACCAGTTCCCACCGATCCCCCCCTACTTCCTCGACGTCCAGATCGGCTTGTTCAACATAGTGCTCGCCGCGCTCGCCTCCACAAACCAAG AGCGGAAGGAGGTGATGGCGAGCTCGCTGTTCCTGGTGGGAGAGATCGGCGCCAACGACTACAACCACCCCTTCTTCCAAAACAAAACAGTCGAATGGGTCAGGCCCATCGTGCCCCAGGTCATCAGGTCCATCGCTCTCTCCATCGAGGCCTTGATCGAGCTGGGCGCCAAGACCATGTACGTGCCGGGCATCTTCCCGCTGGGGTGCACCCCGCAGTTCCTCTTCctcttccccggcgacgaccgCGACCCTGCCACGGGCTGCCTCCGGTGGCTCAACGACCTTGTCCTCCTCCACAACCGCATGCTGAAAGCCACGCTCGAGGAGCTCCGCCGCGACCACCCCGGCGTGTCCATCACCTACGTCAACACCTACGACGACGTGCTCACCctcatcaccaagccggcggagAACGGGTTCAGCGTGGAGACGGTGCTGAAGGCGTGCTACCCCGTCTTGAACGCCGGGCCGGCGGCGGTGCCGTGCCCGGACCCGTCGACGTACGTGTCGTTCGACGGCCTGCACATGACAGAGGCGGCGTACAAGATCATGGCCCGAGGGGTGCTCGATGGCCCGTTCGCCGCGCCGCCCATCATGTCCACATGCAACCACAACTGTTAG